CCGCCTGTACTATAAGACGTTCTAAATGACGATTTTATCCTCAAAAAAATTTTCACAAAACAGCAAACGGGCCGGGTCAAATGAACCGGTCCGCATTTTTTTTGAACATTCCCAAATTAACTATAGAAATCAAGGTTGCTTTGCAGCCATTGCGGCAAGCCGCGCCTGAACCTCGGCAATCTGCTCCGCGGGGAAGTTCATGTCTTTCATGACGCCTAGGACATTGGCTTCGCCTTCGGCGAGTCCTTCGGCACGAGAACGTTTCTTCTCGACGTACATTTCATAGTTTCGGTCGCTCATGTTCTTCGCCTCGCTTATAAGGAAGTCCTCTGTAAAAATACTCAATTTCGCACATTCGTGCAAGTGGGCAAACATCGAGCCTTCCGGCACGGGAATGCGCCCGCTGCGCAGTCGGAATTTGCTTCCGCCTGTACTATAAGACGTTCTAAATGACGATTTTATCCTCAAAAAAATTTTCACAAAACAGCAAACGGGCCGGGTCAAATGAACCGGTCCGTTGTCGCTATAGATACCACTATTTAATTGCCGCCACCCCAGCGATAATTTCTTCGGAAACACCCATTGAACGGAGGAAGTCCATCCGCTTGGCAGCCCGGTCATCGGCTCTCTTTTCGGCTTCGGCACGTCCTTCGGCACGGGAACGTTTCTTCTCGACGTATAATTCGTAGTTTCGGTCGCTCATGTTCTTTGCCTCGCTTATAAGGAAGTCCTCTGTAAAAATACTCAATTTCGCACATTTGTGCAAGTGGGCAAACATCGAGCCTTCCGGCACGGGGAGTGGTTGTTCTTTGTTCAGCCCGTCAATTACACGAAGCCATTGCGCCAGCATGCTGTTGTCGGAATGATATTTTCCATTCAAAAACTTGGGAATCTCGACAAGCGTGATGGTCTGCTTCTTGTAAAATTCCTCGTTTTCTTGATTTTTCAGACGCACATGATGCCGATAGTTGCTCGATTCGGGAAACCCGCTGAACATCTGGAGGCTCACGAGATTCAAGTTACGGAGTTTGTAATCGTCACCTTTGATACGACTCGCCACCGTATGCTTCGCGGTATAGAACACAAGGCGGTCACTATAAGTTCCATCGTCTACATGTTGCACCTCAAGGACGATGCGGTCCATGCCCTGATCCATCGCCACGATGTCCGAGATAATCTCCTTACTGAACACGCCGGGTACGGCAGGATTCACGAAGGCGAGACGCTCTATACAATCGCTACCGCAGAGGTTGAGTACCGCATTCAGGAAGTCTACGGTCATCCTCTCGTTCTCAGGGTTGCCGAAAATCAATTTGAAGATGGAGTCGTTGTAGATGTAGACGAACTTATACTTCTCTCGATACCTTGCAATACAGGCGGAGACATCGCCACCGGCCTTGTGAGTCTCATTGATGTCAACAAGCATTGCCGCATACTCTTTTTTTGTCATTGTGGAGTCCTATTTGCGGGAACGCGCCCGCTGCGCAAACGGAACTTGCTTCCGCCTGTACTATAAGACGTTCTAAATGACGATTTTATCCTCAAAAAAATTTTCACAAAACAGCAAACGGGCCGGGCAAAACCGGTCCGTTGTCATTATGCAACCTGTTAGGGGGATTGTGCATCCAAATCTGCAAAAACCACGATATTTCTTTTTATCTTTGATTTTGCCTTATGAAAAAGTTACTGAAATTCGTCATCGCTCTCGCTGTTCTTGCGGCCATAGCCTTCGGAGTGAAAACATTCTTCTTTGACTCCAAAGCCGAAACTGTGGCAGGCCCGCTCGTAAGCACCAAGGTCACTCTTGAAACCATCGCCACTACGATTTCGGCGACGGGCACGCTCGAGCCGGTAGACCAGGTGGAAGTCGGCACGCAGGTATCCGGCGACATCAGCAAAATTTATGTGGACTTCAATTCCAAGGTCGAGAAGGGGCAAGTCATTGCGGAACTCGACAAGTCCAAACTCAAGGCAACGCTTACGCAGGCCGAAATCGCCTACAAGTCTGCCCAGGCGGATTTCAAGTTCAAGGAATCCACCTACAACCGCGTGAAAAAACTTTCCGAAAGCAATTCCGCAAGCGCCGTAGAACTCGAGACAGCCGAATACAACATGACCTCAGCCAAGCTCGCTCTCGAAAGGAGCGAGAACGAGGTGAACCAGGCAAAGCTCAACTTGAGCTATGCAACAATCAAGAGCCCTATCAGCGGTGTGGTGCTGAAGCGCGCTGTAGAAGTGGGCCAGACGGTGGCCGCTTCAATGAGTACGCCAACGTTATTCGTAATTGCGAAGGACCTGAGCCTGATGAAGGTCATGGCCGATGTTGACGAGGCCGATATTGGGCAAGTCAAGGCTGGCCAGCGCGTAGAATTCACGGTGGACGCATTCCAAGGCGACAAGTTCAACGGCACCGTGCAAGAAGTCCGCCTGAGCCCGACAACAACAAGCAACGTGGTGACCTACACCGTCGTAATCTCGGCAGAAAATCCCGAGCAGAAACTGCTCCCCGGCATGACGGCAACCTGCACTATCGTGACTCAAGAAATCAAGGATGCCGTGGCAATCCCGGTAAAGGCGCTTAAGTTCACGCCCGCCGACGGCACTCCGATGGCAGAACCTCCCAAGGGCATGCGCCCGCCGCACCCCGAAGGCGACATGAAGGGTCCTCCCCCAGGAAAGTTCGGCCCGCCCAAATCTTTCAAGAAGCGCGCCGATGGCAAGAAACCAAGCGGCAACCTCGTGTGGATCAATATCGACGGCAAGGCCGCCCCGCGCCCGGTCAAAATCGGCATCAGCGATGGCGTGAACGTGCAGATTCTCAAGGGTTTGTCCGTCGGCGATTCTGTCGTAACAAGCCAAGAAACGCTCGGCACTGCAAAATCCGAAAAATCTGGTGCATCTAGCCCCTTCATGCCTGGCCCCCCGGGCAAAAAGAAGAAATAAGCCCCTGCCGGGAAAAAATCCGCTTTAGGAATATATATTATAGTAAGCGGCACCTGTCGCCTACTATAAGGAGTGTCCATGAAATCCCCTATTCCTAGCGTGGTTCTTTTAACCCTTGCCGGCATGGCGTTCGCCATTCCCAAGCACGGTTTTGATTTCGTTGTCGGAGTCGACGGGGATTTCAAGGCGGCCAAGGCCGCAGCGGCCGCAACAAAAACAAGCGAAGGTTCGCACTTCATCATCTTTTTCCCCAACGGCGAATACAACCTCGGCACGCTCACTGGCGATGCCAACCAACTCACGAAATTCAACACCTCGCACGTTTCGTTCATCGGCGAAAGCACCGAGGGAGTCATCCTCTTCAATAGCTCCATCGAAGAGAGCATCAGCAAGACAGCCACGCTCCAGTTCAACACGGCCGACGACATCTACATGCAAGACCTGACGGTGCAAAACAAGAGCACCACATGTAGCGAGAACGCCTGCCGCCACGTGACCATACAGCAGGTCGGCGACAAGTATGTGTACAAACGAGTGCGGCTCATTAGCGGGCAAGACACCTATTACACCAACAAGGGTGGCCGCACCTACTGGGACGAGGGAGAAATCCGCGGCACGGTAGACTTCATCTGCGGGGACGGGGACGTGTTCTTCGAGGGCACCAAGCTCGTGCCCACACGCAGCAAGGCAGTCATCACCGCCGCAAAGACCACCACCGAATGGGGCTACGTGTTCGACAACGCAGTCATCGAGGGTTCGTTCAACGACTACTTTTTAGGCCGTTCCTGGAACCATGCGAAAACAGTCTTCTTGAACACGCACATGAATTCCACGCCAGATGCTTCGGGTTGGCAGAACCCGATCAACGAAGTTCCGCTGGTCGCCGCAGAATACAACAGCCTAGGCAAAGACGGGAAACCGATGGACCTCAGTAACCGCCGCCGCGCCTACACCGACAAGAATGGGGGCTCGGCAAACCTGAACCCGGTGCTGAGCGAATCGGAAGCGGCCAAATACACGCGCGCAAACGTCTTGGGCGGCACGGACTCCTGGGCACCGGAAAAACTGACCAAACAAGTCGACGCACCTGAAATTTCGCAAAGCGGCAAGGCCGTCAAATGGAGCGACAACGAAGACGCCCTCTGCTGGGCGGTGTTCGTGAACGGCAAGTACCATTCCAACACGACAAGCAACAGCGTCAAGCTCGACAACATTGCCGAAGGCTCCAAAATCTATGTGCGTGCGGCCAACTCCATGGGCGGCCTCGGGGCCAAGTCAAACGAAATCGTCACAGTCGCAGCGACCGACACTAGCGTTACCGACAGCGCAACTACCGACAGCATCCCGCCTACACCTGGCGACTCTGTCACCGTTCCGGGCGACTCCACCACTCCAGTCGATTCTGTCACCGTCCCGAACGATTCAACAACCTCCCCCAGCGACACGAGCATCACGCGGATAAATAGGGAACATTACGCAGACCAGCCGCGCAAGTCGCAACATTTGTACACAATCAAAGGGCAGCGCGTCATCATGGGGCGCAAAAAGGTCATGCGAGTCCTTTACGGGAAATAAGACCCGCCACCAACGTCAGGATATAAAAAAAGCTCCCTCGAAGGGAGCTTTTCAAATTCACAAAACAGTACCGATTATTCGACGCCGCACTTTGCAGGAGAGCTGAGCTCGAACACAAGCTGTGCGCCCTTCTTGAGGCCAGACATCGGCACAGAGACATAGTAGGAGCCATTCAGCTGAGTCGTCGTATTCACCGTACCGGTAATCGGGCCGTTCGCATTGCAAATGACCTTGCCATTATAAGCATCCACTTCGAGGAACACGGTCACCTTACCTGCAGGCAGATCAATTTCGCCCTGCTGTCCGGCCACCTTAACGATGTAGTCCGGATGGTTGGAATCGATGGCGGTAACAGCGCCACAAGTTACAACCTGCATGCCGTTATCGCTGTTCTTGACGGTGACTGTCGGAGCAAAGGTGCCCTTGGAGTTCAAGGTTCCACCGGCAGAGGCTCCACCAGAGAGGTTGTCACTCCAGATATAAGAGTAAGTGCCGTCGGTCGACTTACAACCAGAAACAGTCCAAGTCACAGGCGTAGGCGTAGCAATGTCTACCTGGGTCACGCTCGGCGCACAGACACAGCCCGTAATCGCAGCACCCGTCACGTTGAGCTCAGAGCACTTGATCGTATTGGATTGACCATTGTTGCTGACAGTAACCGTGGCATTCTTGACACCAGAAGTCGCATAGGAAACAAGTACAGACTGGAAGGAGGTACCCTGACCACTTTTCGTTGCCGGATCTCCACCGCCATCGAAGGTCCAGCTATAGTTGCCCTTCGTGAGGATGGATATTCCACCAGGAACCTTATCCTGATCCAAGCTGACCTTCCACTGCACGGACTTGCCCTTCTCGATAGCACCATTCGCTACGTTAGGACCGCAAGTGCCCCAAGCATTCGGGTCGGCGGCAGGTGCAGAACTGGAAGAAGCGACTGTCGAATGAGACGTCGGCGTAAGGACAGGGGACGAAGTCGGATTCTGAGTCTGAGACGGAGACGAGACAATGTTAATATTGCCCGAGCTGTTCGGATTCTGCTGCTGGTTGCCGGGGCCCGTTCCACTGGAACTGGTAGCATACGGACTGGTCGGACCCGCAGACGAACTGGAAGCGCCGCCGTTCTCGTTTATGTGACCCGGCTGGACATCTTTCACACACTGTTCATAATTCGGCCCGGCTTCGTCAGCGCAATAGGCCGCAACGGCCTTCTGAACAAGACCATCCAAAAATGTAGAATCTTCGTCCAAAGTATATTGCACATAGGAATCGTCACGCACGATTTCCATTATTTCACCACTTCCACATGCCCAAAAGAGGCCTGCAAAGCCAACCGAAGCTAGCCCAAAAATCAGTTTTCTATTCATAATAAACCTCATGGCTGAAAGATAACTAATTCTTAGGGAAAGTAGGTATATGTAACCCTTTTTTTGCGATAGGAATCACACAAAAGTGACTCAAAATCACAAAAAAGAGAAAAAATTACCAACCGAGCATGCACTCAGCCGCTACAGAAAGGGTAACCTTCATCGGCGTCATCCCGGTCGTACTCGATATGGGGATGCCCATCGGCACATAGTAGTCCGTCTTGGTCTGGTTATTGATGGTGACCGTCAGCAGCCCACCGGTCGGAACCTGGCAACTGAAGGTACAATTACCGCCATCATTGTTATGCCAACCAG
This genomic interval from uncultured Fibrobacter sp. contains the following:
- a CDS encoding pectinesterase family protein, which encodes MKSPIPSVVLLTLAGMAFAIPKHGFDFVVGVDGDFKAAKAAAAATKTSEGSHFIIFFPNGEYNLGTLTGDANQLTKFNTSHVSFIGESTEGVILFNSSIEESISKTATLQFNTADDIYMQDLTVQNKSTTCSENACRHVTIQQVGDKYVYKRVRLISGQDTYYTNKGGRTYWDEGEIRGTVDFICGDGDVFFEGTKLVPTRSKAVITAAKTTTEWGYVFDNAVIEGSFNDYFLGRSWNHAKTVFLNTHMNSTPDASGWQNPINEVPLVAAEYNSLGKDGKPMDLSNRRRAYTDKNGGSANLNPVLSESEAAKYTRANVLGGTDSWAPEKLTKQVDAPEISQSGKAVKWSDNEDALCWAVFVNGKYHSNTTSNSVKLDNIAEGSKIYVRAANSMGGLGAKSNEIVTVAATDTSVTDSATTDSIPPTPGDSVTVPGDSTTPVDSVTVPNDSTTSPSDTSITRINREHYADQPRKSQHLYTIKGQRVIMGRKKVMRVLYGK
- a CDS encoding efflux RND transporter periplasmic adaptor subunit — translated: MKKLLKFVIALAVLAAIAFGVKTFFFDSKAETVAGPLVSTKVTLETIATTISATGTLEPVDQVEVGTQVSGDISKIYVDFNSKVEKGQVIAELDKSKLKATLTQAEIAYKSAQADFKFKESTYNRVKKLSESNSASAVELETAEYNMTSAKLALERSENEVNQAKLNLSYATIKSPISGVVLKRAVEVGQTVAASMSTPTLFVIAKDLSLMKVMADVDEADIGQVKAGQRVEFTVDAFQGDKFNGTVQEVRLSPTTTSNVVTYTVVISAENPEQKLLPGMTATCTIVTQEIKDAVAIPVKALKFTPADGTPMAEPPKGMRPPHPEGDMKGPPPGKFGPPKSFKKRADGKKPSGNLVWINIDGKAAPRPVKIGISDGVNVQILKGLSVGDSVVTSQETLGTAKSEKSGASSPFMPGPPGKKKK
- a CDS encoding Rpn family recombination-promoting nuclease/putative transposase encodes the protein MTKKEYAAMLVDINETHKAGGDVSACIARYREKYKFVYIYNDSIFKLIFGNPENERMTVDFLNAVLNLCGSDCIERLAFVNPAVPGVFSKEIISDIVAMDQGMDRIVLEVQHVDDGTYSDRLVFYTAKHTVASRIKGDDYKLRNLNLVSLQMFSGFPESSNYRHHVRLKNQENEEFYKKQTITLVEIPKFLNGKYHSDNSMLAQWLRVIDGLNKEQPLPVPEGSMFAHLHKCAKLSIFTEDFLISEAKNMSDRNYELYVEKKRSRAEGRAEAEKRADDRAAKRMDFLRSMGVSEEIIAGVAAIK